A window of the Paenibacillus woosongensis genome harbors these coding sequences:
- the hfq gene encoding RNA chaperone Hfq — translation MNKSINIQDTFLNQLRKESIPVTVFLTNGFQIRGTIRAFDNFTIVIDSDGRQQMVYKHAISTFQPQRNVSLMQENQGEA, via the coding sequence ATGAACAAGTCCATTAATATCCAAGATACGTTCTTGAACCAATTGCGTAAAGAGAGCATCCCTGTTACCGTCTTCTTGACCAACGGTTTTCAGATTAGAGGGACGATTAGAGCATTTGATAATTTCACGATCGTCATCGATAGCGACGGACGCCAGCAAATGGTGTACAAGCATGCGATTTCGACGTTTCAGCCGCAGCGCAATGTTTCGCTAATGCAGGAAAATCAAGGCGAAGCTTAA
- a CDS encoding class I SAM-dependent methyltransferase, protein MIITTGEHNAPTAVERAAALAGKAGCRFVPRNRASMKRMTERYPGEDILVVLEGGARLHRPGEQPMAFHPSMSFVRAKRMFKGEKDTMLEAAGICPGDTVIDCTAGLGSDSIMFSLGAGPEGKVIAMEDSLPLWALLCEGLAYYESGLQPFDEALRRIEPRHGHHLELLEQMPDQSADIVYFDPMFRDPVLESSSISPLRAFANNSCLEEAAIFEACRVARRKVILKEKIGSGEFERLGFRVTGRVRSKITYGVITL, encoded by the coding sequence TTGATAATTACGACCGGAGAGCACAATGCGCCGACCGCTGTGGAGCGTGCCGCCGCCCTTGCAGGCAAGGCCGGCTGCCGTTTTGTCCCAAGGAACCGGGCATCGATGAAGAGAATGACCGAACGGTATCCCGGCGAGGATATCCTCGTCGTACTCGAAGGCGGAGCGCGTCTGCACCGTCCGGGCGAGCAGCCGATGGCCTTCCATCCAAGCATGTCGTTCGTGCGGGCGAAGCGGATGTTTAAAGGCGAGAAAGACACAATGCTGGAAGCAGCGGGCATCTGTCCGGGCGACACGGTCATCGATTGCACGGCCGGGCTCGGTTCGGATTCTATTATGTTCTCGCTTGGCGCGGGGCCAGAAGGCAAGGTGATTGCGATGGAAGATTCACTGCCGCTATGGGCGCTGCTTTGCGAAGGATTGGCTTATTATGAGTCCGGGCTGCAGCCTTTTGACGAAGCTTTGCGGCGCATTGAGCCAAGGCATGGCCACCATCTGGAGCTCCTTGAACAAATGCCGGATCAGAGCGCGGACATCGTCTATTTCGACCCGATGTTCCGCGATCCCGTACTGGAATCCTCCTCCATTTCGCCGCTGCGCGCGTTCGCCAATAACAGCTGCCTGGAAGAGGCGGCTATATTCGAAGCCTGCCGCGTCGCCCGGAGGAAGGTCATTTTGAAAGAAAAAATCGGCAGCGGCGAGTTTGAAAGACTGGGCTTTCGCGTCACGGGGCGCGTCCGGTCCAAAATAACGTACGGAGTGATTACCCTTTGA
- the miaA gene encoding tRNA (adenosine(37)-N6)-dimethylallyltransferase MiaA, with amino-acid sequence MNRQHKPRLLVLVGPTAVGKTKLSIEIAKAFSCEIISGDSMQVYRGMDIGTAKITPEETQGIPHHLIDVLEPDEPFSVAQFQEWSKQLITEIHERNKLPFIVGGTGLYVESVCYEYQFTEAGMDEAFRESHKRMAEEEGVEALHRKLALIDPDSAARLHPNDVRRVVRALEIYHLTGETLSSQLEGQSKQSPYELCLIGLTMDRQMLYNRIEQRIDEMIANGLVDEVKGLLDKGYNRDMVSMQGLGYKEMAEHLQDGVPLHEAIEKLKRDTRRFAKRQLSWFRRMKDISWIDVGDGQNFSGNLNAAHAIIAGKFPTDLEYNSKH; translated from the coding sequence TTGAACAGGCAACATAAACCCAGGCTGCTCGTCCTTGTCGGGCCGACGGCCGTTGGCAAGACGAAACTAAGCATCGAGATTGCCAAGGCTTTCTCCTGCGAAATTATTTCCGGCGATTCGATGCAGGTCTACCGGGGTATGGATATCGGTACGGCTAAAATTACCCCGGAGGAGACACAGGGAATTCCCCATCATCTCATCGACGTCCTGGAGCCGGATGAGCCGTTTTCGGTCGCCCAGTTCCAGGAATGGAGCAAGCAGCTGATTACGGAAATCCATGAACGGAACAAGCTGCCGTTTATTGTCGGAGGCACAGGCTTATATGTCGAATCGGTCTGCTATGAATATCAATTTACGGAAGCGGGAATGGATGAGGCATTCCGCGAATCGCATAAACGCATGGCCGAGGAAGAGGGCGTGGAGGCGCTGCACCGGAAGTTAGCCCTCATTGACCCTGATTCTGCGGCCAGGCTGCACCCGAATGATGTGCGCCGGGTCGTGCGGGCGCTGGAGATTTATCATCTGACGGGGGAGACGCTATCGTCGCAATTGGAGGGCCAGAGTAAGCAGTCGCCATATGAATTGTGCTTAATCGGTTTGACAATGGACCGTCAAATGCTTTATAACCGTATTGAACAGCGAATTGACGAAATGATCGCTAACGGACTGGTAGATGAGGTAAAGGGACTGCTGGATAAAGGATATAACCGGGATATGGTATCCATGCAGGGACTCGGCTATAAGGAGATGGCTGAACATCTTCAGGATGGTGTGCCCCTTCATGAAGCGATAGAGAAATTAAAGAGGGATACCCGGCGGTTCGCCAAGCGTCAGCTCTCTTGGTTTCGGCGGATGAAGGACATTTCGTGGATCGACGTGGGCGACGGCCAAAATTTTTCCGGGAATTTAAATGCCGCTCATGCTATAATAGCAGGAAAGTTTCCCACTGATCTTGAATATAATTCAAAACACTAA
- a CDS encoding transglycosylase domain-containing protein, translated as MSTKRPSRLERSSRPDSKAAKPKANKKKKLTAKRILWTSFFTIALAIFCAIAGYLYITINGEKILAENREKLTVYETSKVYDRNGNLMGELSLEKSEPVTSEQIPKLLKDAFIATEDKRFYEHNGVDLWAIGRAAVKDIVARKLVEGGSTITQQLAKNIFLDFDKTFFRKATEVSIAMALERNNTKDEIITLYLNRINFGGTVYGIKAASIRYFGKSDLNDLKLWEMATLAAMPKGPSKYNPLRNPELSMQRRAVVLQLMYEQGYITQAEMEEAKAVVYDYVPPTKGQSFEAFKDYVLDEAEDKWGMTEDQLNRGGYKIYTTMDMKAQKALEKAFENDDFFEKSKDDQQVQASMVIMNHENGSLVALLGGRDYQRKGFSRLDSRRQPGSTFKPIVSFAPALDTGKFTPDSMVSNEKQCFGNYCPNNLGGSYSKTISFRTALTKSINIPAVWLLNEVGVSTGVKYATEMGITMDKDDRNLAVALGGLTHGTNTLEMASAFSVFANQGKYNEPYSIKSIVDHSGKEVHKADAPKQKQVLKEQTAYQMTDLLQDVVNEGTGKKARLNRPVAGKTGTTQHGIKNLKSSKNRDVWFVGYTPEWTGAVWMGYDNPDKDHLLNGSSGQTAALFAAVMKEALEGVPVKDFPVPKNMQETKPPVDQLDTPSGLTASYSEDTQTVSLNWNGVDQEGAVYRIYRKEASESEFTYYLDAATASIEDLSVVPGTSYEYYVTAYDPVNDAESGPSNKVTIDISGGEPMDDIDPGQEEQIPFPPDDGQNGGAPEGGQGGGGQDIPGQGHGNGNGQGNGNGQGNGNGNGHGHGNGNGPNGGSGEIPGQGGTGDGSGDSGGADGSGGAESGSGGAITPPPEDGGLVDPFADPAAGLNTGG; from the coding sequence ATGTCTACGAAGAGACCTTCCAGATTGGAAAGAAGCAGCAGGCCGGATTCGAAGGCGGCGAAGCCGAAAGCCAATAAAAAGAAGAAGCTGACGGCTAAACGAATATTGTGGACTTCGTTTTTTACGATCGCGTTAGCTATATTTTGCGCTATTGCGGGTTACCTGTACATTACGATTAACGGCGAGAAAATATTGGCCGAGAACAGAGAGAAGCTGACGGTCTACGAGACGTCGAAGGTGTACGACCGCAACGGCAACTTGATGGGTGAATTGTCGCTGGAAAAAAGCGAACCCGTCACGTCCGAGCAAATTCCGAAATTGCTAAAGGACGCATTTATTGCGACGGAGGACAAACGATTCTATGAGCATAACGGTGTCGACCTGTGGGCGATCGGCCGGGCCGCCGTTAAGGATATCGTCGCTCGCAAGCTGGTCGAGGGCGGCAGTACGATTACCCAACAGCTTGCAAAAAACATTTTCCTGGACTTCGACAAAACATTCTTCCGGAAAGCGACGGAAGTATCGATCGCGATGGCGCTCGAGCGCAACAACACCAAGGATGAAATCATTACCTTGTACCTGAACCGGATTAACTTCGGCGGTACGGTGTACGGCATTAAGGCTGCATCGATCCGCTATTTCGGCAAGAGCGACCTGAACGACCTGAAGTTGTGGGAGATGGCCACCTTGGCAGCGATGCCGAAAGGGCCGTCCAAATACAATCCGCTCCGTAATCCGGAGCTGTCGATGCAGCGCCGGGCGGTTGTTCTCCAGCTGATGTATGAGCAGGGTTACATTACCCAAGCGGAGATGGAGGAAGCTAAAGCAGTCGTGTACGACTACGTGCCTCCGACAAAAGGCCAGAGCTTCGAGGCCTTCAAGGATTATGTCCTGGATGAAGCCGAGGACAAGTGGGGCATGACCGAAGACCAGCTTAACCGCGGCGGTTATAAAATTTACACCACGATGGATATGAAGGCGCAGAAGGCGCTGGAGAAGGCGTTTGAGAACGACGATTTCTTCGAGAAGAGCAAGGATGACCAGCAGGTTCAGGCCTCGATGGTCATTATGAACCATGAGAACGGAAGTCTGGTTGCGCTGCTTGGCGGACGCGATTACCAGCGGAAGGGCTTCAGCCGTCTCGATAGCCGGAGGCAGCCGGGTTCAACGTTTAAGCCGATCGTTTCCTTTGCGCCGGCGCTGGATACTGGGAAGTTTACTCCCGATTCTATGGTTAGCAATGAGAAGCAGTGTTTCGGCAACTATTGCCCTAACAACCTAGGCGGGTCATATTCCAAGACGATAAGCTTTAGAACCGCATTAACGAAATCGATCAACATTCCTGCAGTATGGCTGCTCAATGAGGTGGGCGTCTCTACCGGTGTGAAATATGCGACGGAAATGGGCATCACCATGGATAAGGACGACCGTAACCTGGCGGTTGCTCTTGGCGGTTTGACGCATGGAACGAATACCCTGGAAATGGCCTCGGCCTTCAGCGTTTTTGCGAACCAGGGGAAATATAACGAGCCGTACTCGATCAAGTCTATTGTCGATCATAGCGGCAAAGAGGTTCACAAAGCGGACGCGCCGAAGCAGAAGCAGGTGCTTAAGGAGCAGACCGCGTATCAGATGACGGATCTGCTGCAGGATGTCGTTAATGAGGGAACGGGGAAGAAAGCCCGCCTTAACCGGCCGGTTGCCGGTAAAACGGGAACGACGCAGCATGGCATCAAGAACCTGAAGAGCAGCAAGAACCGCGACGTCTGGTTCGTCGGCTATACGCCGGAATGGACGGGGGCGGTCTGGATGGGTTACGACAATCCGGATAAGGATCACTTGCTGAATGGAAGCAGCGGACAGACCGCAGCGCTGTTCGCGGCCGTGATGAAGGAAGCACTGGAAGGCGTTCCAGTCAAAGACTTCCCTGTGCCGAAGAACATGCAGGAGACGAAGCCGCCTGTGGACCAGCTTGACACGCCGAGCGGCCTAACGGCTTCCTATAGCGAGGATACGCAGACGGTATCCTTGAATTGGAACGGTGTTGACCAGGAAGGTGCTGTCTACCGCATTTACCGCAAGGAAGCCTCGGAATCCGAATTCACCTATTATTTGGATGCAGCTACGGCATCGATCGAGGATTTGAGCGTCGTACCGGGAACGAGCTATGAGTATTACGTTACTGCTTACGATCCGGTAAATGATGCCGAGAGCGGCCCGTCTAATAAGGTAACAATCGATATTTCCGGAGGGGAACCGATGGACGATATCGACCCAGGGCAGGAAGAGCAGATTCCATTCCCGCCGGATGATGGCCAGAACGGCGGTGCTCCGGAGGGAGGCCAGGGTGGAGGCGGCCAAGACATCCCAGGTCAAGGCCATGGCAATGGAAATGGGCAAGGTAATGGAAATGGCCAGGGCAACGGTAACGGTAACGGCCATGGTCATGGCAATGGCAATGGTCCTAACGGCGGCTCAGGCGAGATACCTGGTCAAGGCGGAACCGGGGACGGCAGCGGTGATTCCGGAGGAGCCGACGGCTCCGGCGGCGCCGAATCCGGCAGCGGCGGTGCGATTACACCTCCCCCAGAGGACGGTGGCTTAGTTGATCCGTTCGCTGATCCTGCTGCAGGGTTGAATACAGGAGGCTAA